One part of the Salinimonas iocasae genome encodes these proteins:
- a CDS encoding efflux RND transporter periplasmic adaptor subunit, with protein sequence MNKSSLVKTLLPVIILIGAVIVAVVLISSKKPPEKKPAETKAFLVDAQSISRESVQFVVETQGNVLPQNQTDISAQVSGRVAELSDVFVAGGMFEKGDVLVTLEQNDYETELKLAEAELAQAQAALTEELARGEVAKQEWQSVNSMAPPELGLRKPQLAREQANVKAALAKLERAKRNLDRTQIRAPYNGLVVSRNVDIGQFVSIGMQIGTLYSTDVAEVRLPVADSDMAFIDLERGFQQKDNVVLQARVNGVRHQWQADLVRSEGILDSASRVSYVVARVEDPYNRGEQQNEDMPLRFGQFVQANISAGQSRDLFVLPRSVLRLDQTVLTVSDQNELEIKPVDVARTNAEKVYISAGLEEGDKVVMSAVPNPFEGMKVRLAGEEDSTPAPDEKDKPASSSNVEVGGQSDE encoded by the coding sequence ATGAACAAGTCATCTTTGGTAAAAACACTTTTGCCCGTCATTATTTTGATTGGCGCGGTAATCGTTGCGGTTGTTTTAATTTCCAGTAAAAAGCCACCGGAAAAAAAGCCCGCTGAGACAAAGGCCTTCCTGGTCGACGCGCAGTCGATTAGCCGGGAATCGGTGCAGTTTGTAGTTGAAACACAAGGTAATGTTTTACCTCAGAATCAGACAGATATCAGTGCGCAGGTCAGTGGCAGAGTCGCAGAGCTCTCCGATGTTTTTGTCGCCGGCGGTATGTTCGAAAAAGGTGATGTACTGGTAACCCTTGAACAAAATGACTATGAAACTGAACTAAAACTGGCTGAAGCTGAACTTGCTCAGGCACAGGCCGCGCTGACTGAGGAACTGGCGCGAGGTGAGGTTGCTAAACAGGAGTGGCAGTCTGTTAATTCAATGGCGCCGCCTGAGCTTGGTCTGCGTAAACCGCAACTTGCGCGTGAGCAGGCAAATGTTAAAGCTGCACTGGCCAAACTGGAGCGTGCTAAACGAAACCTTGACCGTACGCAGATTCGTGCGCCTTACAACGGGCTGGTCGTTAGTCGCAACGTAGACATCGGCCAGTTTGTTTCTATTGGTATGCAAATCGGCACACTCTATAGTACAGATGTTGCAGAAGTGCGATTACCCGTGGCCGACAGCGATATGGCATTTATTGATTTAGAGCGAGGTTTTCAGCAAAAAGACAATGTCGTACTTCAGGCCAGAGTCAACGGTGTCAGACATCAATGGCAGGCAGATCTGGTCAGAAGCGAAGGTATTCTGGATTCAGCAAGCCGCGTAAGCTACGTCGTTGCACGCGTAGAGGACCCTTACAATCGGGGTGAACAGCAAAACGAAGATATGCCCTTGCGGTTTGGCCAGTTCGTGCAGGCAAATATTTCAGCAGGCCAGTCGCGTGACTTGTTTGTTTTACCGCGAAGTGTCTTACGGCTTGATCAGACGGTTCTGACAGTAAGTGATCAGAATGAGCTTGAGATTAAGCCGGTGGATGTGGCGCGTACCAATGCCGAAAAAGTATACATATCTGCAGGCCTTGAAGAAGGCGATAAGGTCGTAATGAGCGCCGTTCCCAATCCGTTTGAGGGAATGAAAGTACGCCTGGCTGGTGAGGAAGATAGTACACCGGCGCCCGATGAAAAAGATAAGCCTGCGTCCTCTTCAAATGTAGAGGTAGGAGGCCAGTCAGATGAGTAA
- a CDS encoding electron transfer flavoprotein subunit beta/FixA family protein: MKILVPVKRAIDYNVKVRVKADNSGVDLTNAKMAINPFCEIAVEEAVKLKEQGVASEVVVVSIGDKSCQEQIRTALALGADRGIQIDTDEKLDSLQVAKLLSKLVEKETPDMVILGKQSIDSDNNQTGQMLAALTGMPQGTFASKVDIDDNKVKVTREIDGGLQTVQLDLPAVVTTDLRLNEPRYASLPNIMKAKRKPLDVMPASDFGVELASKVKTLKVTPPPQREGGIKVENVAELVDKLKNEAKVI, translated from the coding sequence ATGAAAATACTTGTACCAGTCAAACGTGCAATTGACTACAACGTGAAGGTACGGGTTAAAGCCGATAATTCCGGCGTTGACCTGACCAATGCAAAAATGGCGATAAATCCTTTTTGCGAAATCGCTGTTGAAGAAGCGGTTAAATTAAAAGAACAGGGCGTAGCCTCAGAAGTCGTGGTTGTTTCTATTGGCGACAAAAGTTGCCAGGAACAAATTCGTACTGCATTAGCATTGGGTGCGGATCGCGGTATTCAGATCGATACAGATGAAAAGCTTGATTCACTTCAGGTTGCTAAGTTGCTAAGCAAGCTGGTTGAAAAGGAAACACCGGATATGGTGATTCTGGGTAAGCAGAGTATCGACTCAGATAATAATCAGACCGGCCAGATGCTGGCAGCGTTAACCGGCATGCCACAGGGTACATTCGCCTCTAAAGTGGATATTGACGATAATAAGGTCAAAGTCACCCGCGAGATTGATGGCGGCCTGCAAACCGTACAGCTTGATCTGCCTGCGGTCGTTACCACCGATTTGCGTCTGAATGAACCTCGTTATGCGTCATTGCCTAATATCATGAAGGCTAAGCGTAAGCCTCTGGATGTGATGCCTGCATCAGACTTTGGTGTTGAATTAGCGTCAAAAGTTAAAACGCTAAAAGTTACACCACCACCACAGCGTGAAGGTGGTATCAAAGTTGAAAATGTTGCTGAGCTGGTTGATAAGCTTAAAAATGAAGCGAAGGTGATCTGA
- a CDS encoding electron transfer flavoprotein subunit alpha/FixB family protein, giving the protein MTVLVYAEHDNSELKGDTAKLINAATKMGGDIHVLVAGSDCSKIAQAAAEIDGVAKVIVTDNEAYGHQLAENIADLVVELGKDYDHIVASASTTGKNFMPRVAALLDVAQISDIIGVESSDTFTRPIYAGNAIATVQSEDAIKVITVRAASFDAAAQGNDATVETLDVVKTSEKSSFVGEELTESERPELTAADVVISGGRGMQNGENFSLLEGIADKLGAAIGASRAAVDAGFVPNDMQVGQTGKIVAPQLYIAVGISGAIQHLAGMKDSKVIVAINKDEEAPIFQVADYGLVGDLFDVLPELEKSL; this is encoded by the coding sequence ATGACAGTATTAGTTTATGCAGAACATGATAACAGTGAGCTGAAAGGCGATACCGCCAAGCTAATCAACGCTGCTACAAAAATGGGTGGTGATATCCACGTACTGGTTGCAGGCTCTGATTGTTCCAAGATTGCCCAGGCAGCTGCAGAAATTGATGGCGTGGCAAAAGTTATTGTTACCGATAACGAGGCGTATGGTCATCAGCTTGCAGAAAATATCGCAGACTTAGTGGTGGAGCTGGGTAAAGACTACGATCATATCGTGGCCAGCGCTTCTACCACAGGCAAAAACTTTATGCCACGAGTGGCTGCATTGCTGGATGTTGCGCAGATTTCTGACATTATCGGTGTTGAATCTTCGGATACGTTTACGCGGCCAATTTACGCGGGTAATGCTATTGCCACTGTTCAATCCGAAGATGCTATCAAAGTTATCACAGTACGTGCAGCGTCATTTGATGCAGCCGCACAAGGTAATGATGCAACTGTTGAAACGCTGGATGTGGTCAAAACGTCTGAAAAATCCAGCTTTGTGGGTGAGGAGCTTACTGAATCTGAGCGCCCCGAGCTTACCGCCGCTGATGTTGTAATATCTGGCGGTCGTGGCATGCAGAACGGTGAAAACTTCTCTTTACTTGAAGGGATTGCGGATAAGCTTGGCGCTGCAATCGGCGCATCTCGTGCTGCTGTAGACGCGGGTTTTGTGCCTAATGATATGCAGGTAGGCCAGACCGGTAAAATTGTTGCACCGCAACTATATATAGCTGTGGGCATATCCGGCGCTATCCAACATTTGGCGGGAATGAAGGATTCAAAGGTCATTGTCGCTATCAATAAAGATGAAGAAGCACCGATTTTCCAGGTGGCTGATTACGGGCTGGTGGGCGATTTGTTTGACGTATTGCCTGAACTGGAAAAGTCTCTGTAA
- a CDS encoding isoamylase early set domain-containing protein, with product MSLTKQYLKSRPVCKVTFRLKAKEAGDATSVKLVGDFNHWDTSVSPMRHLKNGDFTQTLTLDRDKKYAFRYLLDDNQWENDWQADAYSASPVSNDENSIVSV from the coding sequence ATGAGTCTAACCAAGCAATATTTGAAATCCAGGCCTGTATGCAAAGTGACCTTTCGCCTGAAAGCAAAGGAAGCGGGTGATGCCACTTCAGTGAAGCTTGTGGGTGACTTTAATCACTGGGATACATCAGTTTCACCTATGCGCCATCTGAAAAATGGTGACTTTACCCAGACTCTGACCCTCGACAGGGACAAGAAGTATGCGTTTAGGTATTTATTGGACGATAATCAGTGGGAAAACGACTGGCAGGCTGATGCCTATTCCGCCTCTCCGGTTAGTAACGACGAAAACTCCATTGTCTCCGTGTGA
- a CDS encoding efflux RND transporter permease subunit, whose translation MSKIDTHKGIIAWFARNNVASNLLMWILLIGGVISVFTIQKQIFPPIEVNVINVRVPYLGAAPQEVEEGVILKVEEAIENLDGIKKVTSTASEGMGTVSIEVEENYDVQEVLDEVKVQVDAIPSFPANTEKPVIYRQKMQSDVIWVSVYGDASERELKEFAKTIRDDIANLSGISNVDIVGARDYEVSIELSEEDLQKYNLTFSEVVSLVRQSSVDLPGGSIRTDNGDILLRTKGQAYTGYDFSQITLLTSADGTRVRLGDVAIINDGFVEDNRFAYFDGKPSVSMRVKAVGDQNALEIAEQVNAYIKKNKPTFPAHLHADTWGDSSFYLNDRLNMMLENMGFGALLVFIVLSLFLRVKLAFWVIWGLPVCFLGAIFVMPMEFVGVSINLLSLFAFILVLGIVVDDAIIMGESAYSEIDKKGHSTDNVIAGVKRVAMPATFGVLTTIAAFTPMLMVSGPFGVIWQSIGWVVIICLIFSLVESKLILPAHLVHMNLKPHDPDNLNAFQRFRNFFSEGIKVFVQKKYAPFLAKAVRNRYTTLATFIALLIITAGLFAGGIVRFVFFPNVPSDFMSASFELEPGSSITQRDQTLQTMLNAMHRMDSNIAQETGSGVIKHAIAFDNGNTGGEIFVELSKGETRELPDYEIHQRWREQMPEVAGVKTLNIGGGGGFGGPDLSFEFTSSDTEALQSAAQALKDRLADYDGVSDINDSFAGGSDEIQLSTTPQADALGISLQQLGQQVRYGFYGAEVQRVQRDDEEVKVMVRYPEEKRTSVEHLQDMRVRAPTGEAIPFEEVGEISLGEGFSSIIRVDGSRSITVSAKVDKALLDPGEVTRDVVITEIPAIMERHPQVNFQLQGNSKEQQEAMFSMFQGLLFALFAIYALLAIPLRSYSQPFIIMAVIPFGVVGAIVGHLVLGMAVSSLSLCGIIALSGVVVNDSLIMVDFVNRARSEGHRLIDAAISAGTQRFRPIILTSLTTFMGLMPIVFERSLQAQIVIPMAISLAFGILFATVITLILVPALYLILDDARGLFRKKKPANHEYSEQTSHLAEKS comes from the coding sequence ATGAGTAAAATAGATACCCATAAAGGGATTATTGCGTGGTTTGCTCGCAATAATGTCGCGTCTAACCTGCTTATGTGGATTCTGTTAATAGGCGGCGTGATTTCAGTATTTACTATCCAGAAGCAGATATTCCCTCCTATTGAAGTCAACGTCATCAATGTCCGGGTGCCATATCTTGGTGCTGCGCCACAAGAAGTTGAGGAAGGCGTAATCCTCAAAGTCGAGGAGGCGATTGAAAATCTCGATGGCATCAAAAAGGTTACCTCCACCGCCTCTGAGGGCATGGGTACGGTCAGTATCGAAGTGGAAGAAAACTACGATGTACAGGAGGTGCTGGACGAAGTAAAAGTACAGGTAGATGCAATACCCAGCTTTCCGGCTAATACCGAAAAGCCGGTTATTTATCGTCAGAAAATGCAGTCAGATGTTATTTGGGTTTCTGTATACGGTGATGCATCAGAGCGCGAATTAAAAGAATTCGCGAAAACTATTCGTGATGATATCGCCAACCTCAGTGGTATCTCCAATGTCGATATAGTGGGTGCCCGGGATTACGAAGTTTCCATTGAGCTGTCAGAAGAAGATCTGCAAAAGTATAATCTGACATTTTCAGAAGTCGTGTCGCTGGTCAGACAATCAAGTGTCGATTTACCCGGCGGTTCAATCAGAACCGACAACGGCGATATTTTGCTGAGGACAAAGGGGCAGGCATATACCGGTTATGATTTCTCTCAAATTACATTATTAACCAGTGCAGACGGCACGCGGGTACGGTTGGGGGATGTCGCCATCATCAATGATGGCTTTGTCGAGGACAATCGTTTTGCCTACTTTGATGGCAAGCCCTCCGTCAGCATGCGGGTCAAGGCTGTCGGTGATCAGAACGCCCTGGAGATCGCTGAGCAGGTAAATGCATACATTAAGAAGAACAAACCAACGTTCCCGGCCCACCTGCACGCCGATACGTGGGGCGATTCGTCGTTTTACCTTAATGACAGGCTAAACATGATGCTGGAAAACATGGGCTTTGGTGCCTTACTTGTTTTTATCGTGTTGTCATTATTTTTACGGGTCAAGCTGGCTTTCTGGGTAATATGGGGTCTCCCGGTTTGCTTTTTAGGCGCTATTTTCGTGATGCCAATGGAGTTTGTGGGCGTCTCAATAAATCTCTTGAGTCTGTTCGCGTTTATTCTTGTGCTGGGTATTGTGGTAGACGATGCCATCATAATGGGCGAATCGGCATATTCAGAAATTGATAAAAAAGGCCACTCTACAGACAATGTTATTGCAGGGGTTAAGCGTGTTGCAATGCCTGCCACGTTTGGTGTTCTGACGACCATCGCCGCATTTACGCCAATGCTGATGGTCTCCGGGCCCTTTGGTGTTATCTGGCAATCAATAGGCTGGGTAGTCATTATCTGTCTGATTTTCTCACTGGTCGAGTCCAAACTTATTTTGCCGGCTCACCTGGTTCATATGAATCTTAAGCCTCATGATCCAGATAACCTCAATGCCTTTCAGCGTTTCAGAAATTTTTTCAGCGAAGGCATCAAAGTTTTCGTGCAGAAAAAGTATGCGCCGTTTCTGGCCAAAGCGGTACGAAACCGCTACACAACACTGGCAACATTTATCGCATTACTCATCATCACTGCGGGGTTGTTCGCTGGCGGTATCGTTCGTTTTGTCTTCTTTCCTAATGTACCCAGTGACTTTATGTCAGCCAGTTTTGAACTTGAGCCGGGCTCTTCCATAACCCAACGTGACCAGACACTGCAAACAATGCTTAATGCCATGCACCGGATGGATAGTAACATTGCCCAGGAGACGGGTAGCGGCGTCATTAAGCATGCTATTGCATTTGATAATGGTAATACCGGTGGTGAAATATTCGTCGAGCTGTCAAAAGGCGAAACACGTGAGCTGCCAGATTACGAAATCCATCAGCGCTGGCGCGAGCAGATGCCGGAAGTTGCGGGCGTTAAAACACTGAACATCGGTGGCGGTGGCGGCTTCGGCGGCCCGGACCTGAGCTTCGAATTCACCTCTTCCGATACTGAAGCGCTGCAGTCTGCTGCACAGGCCCTTAAAGACCGCCTGGCTGATTATGATGGCGTCAGCGACATTAATGATTCATTTGCCGGTGGCAGTGACGAAATACAGCTTTCTACCACGCCTCAGGCAGACGCGCTGGGCATTAGCCTGCAACAGCTTGGGCAGCAGGTGCGTTATGGGTTCTATGGTGCCGAAGTTCAGCGTGTTCAGCGTGATGATGAAGAAGTAAAAGTGATGGTGCGCTACCCCGAAGAAAAGCGTACGTCTGTTGAGCATCTTCAGGATATGCGCGTGAGAGCGCCTACCGGTGAGGCTATTCCATTCGAGGAAGTCGGTGAAATTTCGTTAGGAGAAGGCTTTTCATCTATTATTCGCGTTGATGGTAGCCGTTCAATTACTGTCAGTGCAAAAGTGGATAAAGCGCTGCTTGACCCCGGCGAGGTGACCCGGGATGTGGTAATTACAGAAATACCTGCGATTATGGAACGCCATCCGCAGGTTAACTTCCAATTACAAGGTAACTCCAAAGAGCAGCAGGAAGCCATGTTCAGCATGTTCCAGGGGTTGTTATTTGCGCTCTTTGCTATCTATGCGCTATTAGCAATTCCGCTGCGCTCTTACTCTCAGCCTTTTATTATTATGGCGGTAATACCGTTTGGCGTAGTAGGGGCAATTGTGGGGCATCTGGTATTAGGAATGGCCGTCAGTTCGTTATCGCTGTGCGGTATCATTGCGCTATCTGGCGTAGTGGTGAACGACAGTCTGATAATGGTCGACTTCGTCAACCGTGCCCGCTCTGAGGGACATCGTCTGATTGATGCGGCAATCAGTGCAGGTACGCAACGTTTCAGACCGATCATTCTTACTTCATTAACGACGTTTATGGGATTAATGCCCATTGTCTTTGAACGGAGCTTGCAGGCGCAAATCGTTATTCCTATGGCTATTTCACTGGCCTTCGGAATTCTGTTCGCCACTGTAATCACATTAATACTGGTACCAGCGCTGTATCTTATTCTTGATGACGCACGTGGGTTGTTTCGCAAGAAAAAGCCAGCAAACCATGAATATAGTGAACAAACTAGTCATCTGGCTGAAAAGTCTTAA